The DNA region GTCCGTAGATAGCCGAGACCGAGGCGACGACGATTACGTCGTCTCGCGTGAGCAGGGACCGGGTCGCCGAGTGACGAAGGCGGTCGATCTCGTCGTTGATCGAGGCGTCCTTGTCGATGTAGGTGTCGGTCTGCTCGACGTAGGCCTCGGGCTGGTAGTAGTCGTAGTAGGAGACGAAGTACTCGACGGCGTTGTCGGGGAACAGGTTCCGGAACTCCTCGTAGAGCTGGGCGGCCAGGGTCTTGTTGTGGGCGATGACCAGCGTCGGCTCCTGGACCTCTTCCATCACCCACGAGACGGTGTTGGTCTTGCCCGACCCCGTCACGCCGAGCAGCGTCTGGCGGTCCATGCCGTCGGCGAAGCCCGCCGCCAGCTGCTCGATCGCCTCGGGCTGGTCGCCCGCGGGTTCGAACGGGGCGTCGACCGCGAACGGTTTCGCGGCCTCGGGTCGATCCGGCTGGAGGGGGCCTCGAGTGTCGCTCATCGTAGCAGTATCTAGTGGGCGAGGCACGTAAGAGCCGCGCTTTCGTGTCTGAATTTGTGCGTCCTGGCTCAGCGTCCGGCTTTCGCAGTCTCCGCGAGCGTCGCAGACACCATCAGTACCGCGGAGGCGTGTATCAACGCATGGCCGATAGCCTCCGCCGTTCCCGACCAGTGGACGGTGAGAAGTCCGCCGTACAGAACGAGGAAAATTACGAGCCGTTGTAGAGAATCAAATCTCATAATATCAACTACAATTCTAATTATATACTATTTGTAATTCTTAACAGCTAGCGCGGGCGGAAACGTGAACGCTGACACGGTCTTGTTGCGAGCATAGTCACGACCTACCATTACACGAAGCACAAATCCACGCGGCCAGCAGTCCCCGAGGCCGCGCATATGCCGCCCCCACGTCTTTGACGCCGGTCGTCGTCGAGAACGTATGTCCAATTCCAGCGAAGACGCCGACTTACAGCAGGCTCGAGCCGACCTCGAGCTGGCGACCGAGACCGCCGGCGACGACGTGCGGGACGTTATTCGAGACACGGCGGCCGCCTTCGCCGAAATCGCCGCCAGCGAGAGCGAGGCCGACCACGCCGTCTTCGACGAGCACCTCAACGCGCTCAGGCAGGCACGACGCGAGTCCGACGCCGAGACGGCGGACCGACTCAAGGACGCCATCGAACACGCCGAGAGCTATCGCCAGAGCCTCGAGCAGGCGTGAGCCCTCTCGAGAATCGATCCTCGAGAATCGGTTTTTGAAACGGTAGGGCAGCCATACGAGGGTAACGGACCCATAACAATACCCTCGTGGCCCCCTCCAACGCGTATGCAATCGGCTGCGCACGACCATCCACGCGGGGCGCGGGAACGCGTCATCGTCCCCGGTATCACGGCCCCCAGCACCGTCGCCTGCCTGCGGTCGCTCGGTCCGCGCGGGATCTACACCGTCGTCGGCTCCGAGGACCGAACGACGCCCGGCTCCGTCTCGAGGTACTGCGATCGATTCGTCACGCTCCCCAATCCGCGGTCGGACCTCGAGGCCTACGGGGACGTCCTCCTCTCGCTCGCGGCGCGACCCGGCGTCGAGACGATCATCCCCGTCCGCGAGGAGGATATCTACATGCTCGCGGCGAACAGAGACGCCTTCGCCGAGCACGTCGCGACGCCATGGCCGGACTTCGAGACCCTGCGACAGGTGCAAGACCGGGTCGAACTCTTCGCGGCTGCCGACCGCGCTGGCGTCGAGACGCCCGAGACGACCCTGCTCGACGAGTGGGACGACTGGTCGCGCGAGACGATCATCAAGCCTCGCTACACTGTCGCCGCCCCCGAGTACCTCGGTCACGACGCCGGGCTCAGCGACATCGGCTCGACCGTCTACCACGAACCCGGCACCCCGCCCGCCGTCGAATCGTCGCTCAACGAGTGGGGCCACGTCCCCATCGTCCAGGAGTACGTCCCCGACTCCCGGGAGTACGGCTTCTTCGCGCTGTACGACGAGGGGGAGGCGGTCGCCACCTTCCAGCACTGCCAGAAACGGGGCTACAAGTACAGCGGCGGGCCGAGTGCCTACCGCGAGTCGACCGACATCCCCGAACTCGAGGCCGCCGGCCTCGCGCTACTGGACGAACTTGAGTGGCACGGCCTGGCGATGGTCGAGTTCCTGCGCAATCCCGAGACGGGGTCGTTCGAACTGATGGAGATCAACCCGCGGTTCTGGTCGTCGCTCCCGTTCTCCGTCCGTGCGGGGGCCGACTTCCCCTACTACTACTGGCAGCTCGCACGCGGCGAACCGATCAACCAGCCCGACTACGAGGTCGGCATCGGCGGCCACCTGCTCCGGGGCGAACTCTGTCACCTCCACAGCATCCTGGCCGAGGACTACCCGCTGGTCGAACGCCCCTCGTTTCTGTCCGCCGTCAGCGACGTCGCCACGTCGATGGTTCGAGAGCCCCGGTTCGACTACGCCGTCGCGGACGACCCCGTTCCGTTCGTCCAGGACGGCTGGAACTTCGTCCGTTCGGCTGCCAACGAGCAACTCAGCGCCGTTCGAGCGGGCGGTGAAGCCGACGAATCGTCGCCGGCCGTCGGATCGCCAGCGCTCGCCGAGCAAGAGCCTGCGTCGAAGCCGGCGAGGGCCGACCTCGAGCCCCTCGAAGACCAGCGCGGACGGACGAACTGACGCCGAGGCGTCGCTCTCGGCGTTTGACGATCGATCGGCACCGAGCGGGTGGCTCACCGTTCGGGTGGACGTGGTGGTGGGTGGCACACGCTGGCGGCGGGTGGACGAATCGGCGACCGGTAACTCACTCGAGTCGCTCCCGAATCGCCTCGGGTTCGTACGAGAGCGTCAGCGACCGCGAGCGCCCGCGGCCGTCGATCTCGGCGTACTCGGCGTCGATCAGGCCGAGCTGGTCGAGCTTGTTGACGATTTCCGAATAGCGGGTGTAGCCGAGGTCGGTCTCCTCGCTGAACCGCTCGTATACCTCGCCGGCCTGTGCGCCGTCGTGGTCGACGAGCACCTCGAGGAGCGCCCGCTCGTTCTCGCTCAGGCTGTTGAGGCTCCGGGAGAGGTTGATGTACTTCGACGTCTCGTAGGCCTTCTCGACGTCCTCAAGTTCGACAGTTCGACTCGCACGCATCTCGGCGTTGAGTCCGGCCCGCCTGAGGAGGTCGATTCCCACCCGGAGGTCGCCGCTCTTGGCCGTGAGCGAGCCGACCCGCTCCAGGACGTCCGTGGCGACGACGCCGTCGTGGAAGCCGCGCGTGACGCGCTCGTGGAGGATGTCGACGATTTCCGGCTGGTCGTACACCGGGAAGTAGACGTCCTCGGGCCGGAAGACGCTCTGCACGCGGGTGTCGAGGGCGTCGATCACTTCGAGCGCCGGGTCCGAGGAGACGACGATGACGCCGATTTTCGCTCCCGGGTGTTCCTCGTGGGCGCGCAGCAACGAGTAGAGCGTATCCGACGCCTCGTTCTCGTAGAAGAGGTAGTTGACGTCGTCGAGCGCGACGACGAGCACGCGGTCGTCCTCGACGAGTTTCTCGGCAATCTGGCCGAAGAGCTTCTTGAAGGAGATGCCCGACGATGGGGGTTCGTAGTCGAAGCAGCCCTCGAACAGCCGCGAGAAGACGGAGTATCGCGTCGAGTTGACCTGGCAGTTGACCCGGATCGTCTGGACGTCCCGGGTCTGGGCGCCGATCTCGTCGTACAGCTTCTGAATTGCCGTCGTTTTCCCCGTTCCCGGCGGTCCGCGGACCATCACGTTCAGCGGGCGCGAGCCCCGGACCGCGGGTCGCAGCGCGTACGTGAGACTCTGCATCTGCGAATCGCGGTGGCGGAACGTCTCGGGGACGTAATCGATCTCGAAGACGTGCTCGTTCCTGAACACGGATTCGTCCCACGACAACATCCCCTCCTCGGGGTCGCCAGTCATCACTTTCACCACGCCCTCGAAGCTACTTAGTTGTTTGCGGTCGTTTTCGGCGTGAAGCCGGGTTCTCACCGCTCGAGACCGTCGAAACGGGATATTGGTACTCAATCACCGGCACAGCGTCCACGTCTTTATATACGAAGCCGGGGCCAGAACGGATCGATGATCGACGTACCTGCGGACGGAAACGAGCGTCTGACCGCCCTCGGCGGTGCATTCCTCGTCGTCAGCGCGTTCCTCCCCCTGGGCCAGTATCAACGTGTTCGACACGGCGACGACAACGAACGGATTCACCGGCATGGGCTACGCTGTCCCGGTTGCCGGCTTCGTCGCCCTCGGACTGGTGACCCTGCGTGAGTGGAACGCATTCGAAGCCAAGCTGACTGCGGCCGTGGGCGTCCTGACGCTCCTCTCGTTAGGCGTGATCTACACCTCCCTCGAGAACGTCTTCGCCGTCGACTACCCCGCCCACTACGTTACCGTCTCGCCAGAACCGGGCCTCTACGTCGCCGCCCTCGCCAGCGTGCTCGTCGCCGTCGCGGGCTACCGGGGGATGCGAGTGGCCGCCGTACCCGAGACAGCGACTTCAGCCGCGAGCGAGCCCCGCGAATGACCCGACCTCGTAGTCGCCCCTGACCGCGTTCACTCGAACTTCTCGAGCAACCGGTCGTAGAAGGCGGCGTTCCCCTCCTGGGCAAGCTTCTCGACGATCAACTCGGGGGTCGAGCGAGCGAGGTGATCCTTAACCGGCGATCGGTTGACCTCGAGTTCGCCGTCGACCAGGCCGACGGCCTCGATGCCGTCGACAGCCACGTCGATGGCGGCCATCTCCCGGATTTCGCCGGCCAGGTGGGAGACGAACACGGCCGTCGCACCGTTCTCCGCGAGTGCCTCGAGGATGCCGGCGATAATCTTCGCGCTCGCCCCGGGTTCGGTGATGCTCTCGAGTTCGTCGACGAGAACGAGCGATCCCTCGCCGCCGGTGGCGAGGTCCGCGAACTCCCGGACGGTGGACTCGAACGCCCCGGCGTCCAGGGTCCCTTGGGTCTTGGCGTGGTAGTGTACGTCGTCGAAGCGACGTAGCCGGACCTCTTTGGCGGGAACGGGCAAACCCATGTGTGCAAGCACGACGACGCTCGCGACCAGGTCAAGCGTCGAGGTCTTCCCGCCGCTGTTGACTCCCGAGAGCAGGGTGGTGCCTGACACCGCGTAGTCGACGGGTTCGATTTCCTCGAGTGGCTCCTCGAGGACTGGCGAGCGGCCGCCCTCGATGGCGAACCCGGTTTCTTCGTCGCCGTCGTCGCCGTCCCAGACGAACTCGGGCATCGTGCACTCGAAGTCGCGGGCGAAGCGGGCGACGGCGAGTTCGACGTCGAGCTCGAGCGCCGAGCGAACCAGGTCGTGGGCGCCCTCGCGCTGGGCGGCGAGGTCGGCCGCCAGGTCGCGTTTGAGCTGGGCCGCCCGCCGGTCCCGGGCGACGGTGAGTTCCTCGCGCAGGCGTGCCGTGGCGTTCTCGTCGCGCTCGACGGGGAAGGTCGGTTCGTCGTCGAAGACATGGCGGGCGAGTTCGGCCTCGCCGACGTCCAGGTCGAGGGCGTCGATCAGGTGCTTGCGGGCGGCCTCGACCGCCGCGGCGAATTCGTCGGCGAGTTCCCGGGAGAGCAGCGAGTCGACGCCGGCGCCGCGCTCGACGAGTGAGAGTAGGTCGGCGCCCTCGATGGTCACGTCCCGTTCCTCGATCGCCTCGCGGAGTCGGTCGTTGGCGACGCTCTCGGCGACGCCCGCGACCGCGTCGAGGTCGTCGACGGCGACCGTCAGCCGATCGAGTTCGGGGTCGCCGGCGACGGTGCCGTCGTCGTCGAGGCGCTCGAGGCCGTGCTCGAGGGCGTCGAGGTCGACCGTCGCGTTCAGTTGCGAATCGGTGTCACCACCACGGCCGACCGCACGATGAACCGCGACTGCTGCCCGCAGTCGCTCTCGGTTGCGGGCGAAGAACGCGAGCGGGCGCTCCGGAACCACGTCGGCGGGATCTGCGAGCGCGTCCGGGCGAACTTGCACGTCGCCCTCGACCTCGACGCCGGCGAAGGACTCGTCGATCGCGACCACCGTCGAATAGCCTCTCGCCAGTTCGGCCAGCCCCTGGGCGTCCTCGACGATTTCGACGGAAATCTCGGGAATCGCCTCGCGGGCTTCGGCGTAGCGCTCGGCGTCGGTCGTCGCCAGACAGCGGTCCCGGACGCGAACGTCGCCGGGCCGCTCGAGCGGTTCGACGCCCTCGAAGGCTTCGAGCACGTCGGGGTGGGGATCGCGTTCGATCGCCCGACGAGAGAAGTCCTGCACCTCCTCGATGCGCGAGCGCCTGGGGCTGGGGTACAGCGTCTCGAGGCGGTGGGCCGCGTAGTCGGTCACCGTCCGGTCCTGACACAGGGAGAGCACCTGTCGGTAGATCTCGCGTGCGCGGTCGGTCGCGAGGAAGCCGCCGGGGTCGTCGTGTTCGCGTCGGATCGCCCCGCGGGCGATGCGAGCGGCCCGGCCGACGGTGACGCCGGGCGCTCTGGCGAGTGCGGCCACGTCGCCGTTCTCGAGGGCCTGCTCGGGGTCGTCGAGTTCGTCCAGTGCACGGGCGGTCTTCGCGCCGACGCCCGGGATCGACTCGAGGTCCATTGCCATCGACCGCCACGTCCCGCCGAGACGAGAAAAAGGTCCCGCCCCGTTCTCGGCCCGAGTCTCGAGTCTCGAGTCGCTGATCGCATGGGCACCCGGCGAGTGCGCTACTCCCAGGGGTGACGCCCGCTCGTGCTCGGCCACAGGGGATACCAGTACTCCTTGTCGGGTTCGATCTCGAGTTCGCCATCCAGCACTGATTCGAGTTTGAACTCGGTTCCCGAATCGCGCTCGCGGCCGGCCCGTGGCGCGAAGGGGTAGTACGCACCGCGCCGGAAGGAGTAGATCCAGTAGGCCGGCCCACTGTCGTTCCGGTAGCCGAAGACGGCCGCGAGCAGCCGCGAGCCGTAGCCTTCCTCGATGAACGTGTCCGCCGCGAAGTGGAGGCTGGTGATCAGGTCCTCGGGGTCGGAGTCCTCGAGGACGACCCAGTGGTAGCCGTGGTCGTCCTCGGTGACGCGAAAGTCGGTGCCGGTGTCTTCGCTGCCGGCCTCGAGGATGGCTTCGACGTTCTCGACGGCGTCACGAAAGCTGCTCGAGTCGACGCCGGCGAAACAGAGCGCGCCCGCGTCGGCGGAGTCGTAGCCGAGGTCGGCTTCCATCGTCAGATACGCGGTGCTCATCCCGAAGAGGTCCTCGGGGTTGGCGTCCCGGCTGGCGTCCGATTCGGCGCGGATGCCGAGCACGGATCGCAGTCCGTCGAGCAGTCCCATACCCTTCGTTGGACGGCCAGGGTTTGAAAGCTCGCGTTTTCTCGCTCGAGCGGTCGTCGACGTCACGTCGACTTCGGCGCAGCGGATCCTACACCGTCTCCATCTCGTGCTCGAGCTGGCGCAAGCTCTCGACCCGCCGCTCGGTCGAGGGGTGCGTCGAGAACAGTCTCCCGACGACGCCGGACTTCAGCGGAATGATGAAGAAGGCGTTCATTTCGGCCTCTTCGCGCATGTCTCTGTCGGGAACCTTGTCGATCTCGCCCGAAATCTTCAGCAACGCGGAGGCGAGCGCAGAGGGCTTGCCGGTGATCGTCGCAGCACCCCGGTCGGCGGCGAACTCGCGGTACCGCGAGAGCGCCCGAATCAGCAGGTAACTCACGATCCAGACGACCAGCGAGACGACGATGGCGACGATCACGCCGCCACCGCCGCCGCGACCGCGACCGTGGCCACCGCCGAAGAAGGCGCCCCAGCGGACGATCATGAACGCGATGGTCGAGAGGAACGAGGCGATAGTCATCACCATCATGTCCCGATTCTTGACGTGGGCGAGTTCGTGGGCGAGAACGCCGTCGAGTTCGTCCTGGTCGAGCGTTCGCATCAGTCCCGTGGTGACGGCGACGGCGGCGTTCTTCTGGTTTCGCCCCGTCGCGAACGCGTTCGGCACCTTCGAGTCGATGACGGCGACTTTCGGCTTCGGGAGGTCGGCCTGCTGGGAGAGGCGCTCGACGGCGCTGTGAAGCTGTGGGTACTCCTCGGCGGAGACCGTCTTCGCACCCATCGTCTTGAGAGTGAGGGTGTCGCTGAAGTAGTACTGCACCAGCGACATCCCGCCGAAGAGCAGGGCGAAAATGGCGATCCCACCACCCATATAGGCAGTGATCACGCCGGCGAAGACGATGTACAGGGCAAACAGCAGGAACATCGTGAGGAACATCCGAAACCGCAATCCCCAGTCCGGTTTCCAGTCCATACGCGAACAACGGACCGAGGGCGGATAAATCCGCCGCGAACGTGCCTCGAGCGGGTGGCCCGACCGGACGCTCCGTGCTCGCTCGTCCTCGAGTCACGCCTCGTGTGCGACCCCTATCGACCTCCAGCGACGACGCAGACCGCCAACGGTATCGTTCCCTCGATACGGTCTGCCACCCCAATACACCACCTTTCAATTGAGTTGTGAGTGCTCAAGCGTGTACGTCGAAGTACCGAATGAGCGTTCCCAAAACCCCTCTATTTCCCCTGGAAAGTCGAACACGAGGGGACGACCACCGGTGTCGACGCTCGAGCGTACGCCACGGGTCAGACGAGCGTTCTTTGCGTTCCACCGGAAACGTCAGACGAGCGTTCTTTGCGTTCCACTGGAAACGTCAGACGAGCGTGAAATAGGTCGTTCTATATGTTTGACGATCGATAACACCACGATCGAGACCGACACCAGTTGGGGAGATCCGACGTATCGCTCGAAACGCGCACTCACTGGAGACGAATTCAGTGTGCCTTGATAACACGATTCGCAACCCCCTGGTTTCGGGTGGAGTTCCCACACGCTGTGACCGAACGGCCCGTCGAACCCCTCTATTTCCGGTGGAGATACCTCGCTGGAAACGGACCGGCGTCGGTGACGAACGCGTCGCTTAACTCCCCCAATCCCCAACCACGGGACATGACCGATTCGCGTGCGTTCTGTCCCCGCTGTGGCGATCCGGTGCCGGAGCGGAGCGAAGGCGACGCGACGGACCCCCTGCGACCGGGGACCGACGTCGACCTCTGTGACAGCTGTTACTTCGACGACTTCGAATTCATCGACGCGCCCGACCGGATCGACGTGCGCGTCTGCGCCCAGTGTGGGGCCGTTCATCGGGGCCGCCGCTGGGTCGACGTCGGTGCACAGGATTACACCGACGTCGCCATCGAGGAGGTGAGCGAGGCCCTGGCCGTTCACGTCGACGTCGAGGACGTCGCCTGGCAGGTCGAACCCGAGGAGGTCGGGCCGAACACGATCCGGATGCACTGTTACTTCACCGGGACGGTTCGTGGAACGCCCGTCGAAGAGCAGGTGATGATTCCGGTAAAAATCGCTCGCCAGACCTGTACCCGGTGTGGTCGCATCGCCGGGGACTACTACGCCAGCATCGTCCAGATCCGGGCCGAGGGCCGGTCGCCCACGACGGAGGAACTCGAGCGGGCGAGAGAAATCGCCGAGAACATCGTCGCGGACATGGAGGCGACCGGGGACCGGAACGCCTTCATCACCGAGACCACGGAGACCGACGACGGCCTCAACATGCGGGTTTCGACCAACAAGATCGGCAAGAAGATCGCGAACAAGATGGTCGAGGAGTTCGGCGGTACCGTCAACGACGCCGAAACCCTGGTGACCGAGGACGAGGACGGTAACGGCGTCTACCGCGTGACGTTCGCGGTCCGTCTCCCGCCGTACGTCCCCGGCGACGTGATCGACCTCGCGGACGACGACGAGGGGCCCGTCCTGGTCAGCAGCGCCCACGGCAACCTCAAAGGGATCCGGTTGCGGACAGGCGAGCGCTACGAGGCGAGTTACGAGGAGGGGAACTCCCCCGAGGCCCGCAAACTCGGGGAGCGCGAGGACGCCGTCGAGGCGACCGTCGTCACGGTCGAGGACGAGCGCTCAATTCAGGTGCTCGACCCCGAAACCTACCAGGCGAAGACGATTTCCCGACCCGAGTACGTCGACGCCGATGCAGAGGAAGTGCCGGCGCTGAAGAGCCGCGCTGGCTTGCACATTCTACCGGAGAACGATGAGTGAGGGCTCTGGGGAGGACGACCGGTCTCGAGGCGAGGGTCGGCCTCGAGACGACGCCTCGAACTTGGACGACGAGTTAAACTCGAGTACTGACAATACGACGAATTCTATAGTATCGGATTCAACCGCGCTCGGGCCTCGAGACGACCCACTCGCGGTCGTCGTCGAGAAACCGCGCTCGGAGACGGCGATCGAATCCTTGCGGGCCGAGGGCGTCTACGACGACGACCGCCGAGTGCGAGAGTACGGCTCCGAGACGGTGGCGCTGCCGGTGCTCGAACCACCCACAGAAACGGCCGTCCTGGAGGTCGTTCGTCAAATCGACCCCGCCTACCGCACCCGTGACCTGGCCGATCACCTCCGCGAACGGGGATGGAGCGACGCCGACCTCGAGATGGCGCCCGGCTCCTGGGCCGTTATTGGTTCGGTGATCCTCGTTCGCGTTCCCGACGACTGCCCCGACGAGACCGAACTCGGGGAGGCCTTACTCGCGCTCCACGGCGAGGCTGACAGCGTGCTCGCCGACGAGGGAATCTCGAACGAGGGCGAGGGCAACGGTGGCACCTACCGCGAACCCCGAACGCGACTGCTCGCGGGCTCGAGCGACACCGAGACGGTCCACGTCGAGGACGGGACGCGGTACGGACTCGATCCCGCCCGCGTCATGTTCTCGCCGGGGAACCAGGCCGAGCGCCGGCGGATGGCCGAGGTCGTCGACCCGGACGAGCGCGTGTTCGACATGTTCGCCGGCATCGGCTACTTCACGCTCCCGATGGCACGAGCGGGAGCGCGGATGACGGCCACCGAATTGAATCCGACGGCGTTTCGCTACCTGCTCGAGAACGCGATGGCCAACGACGTCTCGAGTCGGGTCGACGCCTACCACAGCGACTGTCGCGACCTGGCCGCCGACCTTCGCGCGGACCGAGTCGTCATGGGCTACTACGGTGTCGCCGACGGCAAAGACGAGGCGGGACACGGGAGTCGCGTCGACGAGGCTGTCTCGTTCCTGCCGGCGGCCCTCGAGGCCCTTGAGCCAGGTGGCGTCGTCCACTACCACGAGGCGACGCCCAAGCCAGAGCTGTGGGCGCGACCGATCGGTCGGCTCGAGGCCGCGGCCGAACGCGCAGAGCGGACCCTTGAGGTGCTCGAGAAGCGGCGGGTGAAGACGCACAGTGCGGGGGTCGAGCACGTGGTCGTGGACGCTCGCGTGGAGTGAACCTGATGACGCTCGGTCGTGAAGTTGATACGACCTGGGTTCGAACCATCTCGGTATGAACCTGAACCAGATCATCGCGGCGCTGTTCGCCCTGTTGATGATTTCGTCGATGGTCGCCTGGGGCGCGACATTTATCTTCTAACTTAGCCGTCGGTATCCCAGACGTCCGCGAGCGGGCTTCGTTTCGAGGAGCGTCGGCCGCGTCGTGATCGCGACCGTGACTGTGATCGGCCTCGAGCATCGCTCTCGTTCGGGCTCCCGCCTGAGTCTGCCCCCTCTTTCGGCCCGGAACTCGACACACTGTGCGAGGATGTTCTCGAGTACCCGCCGCCCCCGCCCCCGTTCGTCGCCTCGAGCGCCGCTCGCGGCTCGAACTCGGGCAACGTGGGCTCCGAGAGGCGGTCAACCTGTTCTTCGAACCAGTCGGGCATGTCCGTCCGGGCGCGCTCGAATAAGTCGAGCAGGCTCGAGTCCGCGACGTAGGTCGCTCCATGGTCGTCAGGGGCGCGGATCACCCGGCCACAGGCCTGGATCACGGTCCGGAGCGCCGCCCGGTAGTACCACGCCCACTGCCCTTCCTCGAGTCGGTGAGCCACTCGCGAGTCGCTCGTGTTGAGGAAGGGTGCCTTGCAGAGCACCTGCCAGCGACAGAGGTCGCCCTTCAGGTCGAGGGCTTCCTCCATCTTCACCGAGAGGAAGACGTCCGGTTCGGAGGACGCCTTCCAGGACTCGAGGTCGGCGTCCCGGTCATCCCTGGAGTGGGCTCGAACGCGGTCGCCGACGCCGAAATCGGTAAGGAGCGACTCGAGTTGCTCTTGGATCGCGTAGGAGTGGGCGTGGATCAGCCCCTTCTCGTCGGGGTGGGCCTGCATGATGCGGACGATGGTACGGGCGATCTTCGGCAGAGTCTCCTCGCGGTGTTCGTAGGTCATCTTCCCCTGGGTGACGTCGTAGAGCGGGCGGTTCTCGACGGGGAAGGTGTGGCCAACGTCGACGAGAGCGACGCGGGAGGGCTCAAGGCCGACGTGTCGGCAGAAGGCATCCTTGTTGAGAATCGTGGCCGAGAGGAGCGCGAACTTGTTGCCCCGGTCCCAGACGGTGTACCGGAGGTAACGCTCCGGGTCCATCGGTTTGATGGTGAGGGGGCCGCCGTTCGGGTTCTCGGTTTCGTCCCCGCTGCTCGAGGCCGACCTTCCATCGCGACTCGAGTCCGCCGCCTCGTCCTGGTCGACCAGCCACGTCGTCGGACTCTGCCGGTCGCGGTAGTCCTCGACGAAGAAGTCGAGTTCGCCGATGAGTTCCTGGAGGCGGTCCCGTTCTCTGACCTCGCCTGGTGACAGCGACTCTTGGCCGAGCAACTCGTCCTTGCGGCTGGTACATCGTCGAGCGAGCGCCTCCGCGTAGCGGACCGCCCCCTCGACGGAGTCGACCTCCGGAACGCGGAGGTCGTCCCAGAACGGGACCGTCCGGGGGCCGAGCTGGATCGTCGCGTACATCTCAGCCCACTCGGAGAGGCCGTGGGCCTCGTCGATCACGACGACGTCGCGCTTGCGGAACACCTCGCTGCCCGCGGTCTGCATGAAGTACGCGAGCGTCATCGCCGCGATGGAGCGGTTGGAGGCGATGGCTCGGTCGGAAAAGTACGGACAACGGTGCTGGACCGAGCAGTCGTACCCCCGCTCGCGAACGCAGGGGGCCTGGTTGACCGGCGTGTCGAGT from Natronosalvus rutilus includes:
- a CDS encoding class I SAM-dependent methyltransferase; this translates as MSEGSGEDDRSRGEGRPRDDASNLDDELNSSTDNTTNSIVSDSTALGPRDDPLAVVVEKPRSETAIESLRAEGVYDDDRRVREYGSETVALPVLEPPTETAVLEVVRQIDPAYRTRDLADHLRERGWSDADLEMAPGSWAVIGSVILVRVPDDCPDETELGEALLALHGEADSVLADEGISNEGEGNGGTYREPRTRLLAGSSDTETVHVEDGTRYGLDPARVMFSPGNQAERRRMAEVVDPDERVFDMFAGIGYFTLPMARAGARMTATELNPTAFRYLLENAMANDVSSRVDAYHSDCRDLAADLRADRVVMGYYGVADGKDEAGHGSRVDEAVSFLPAALEALEPGGVVHYHEATPKPELWARPIGRLEAAAERAERTLEVLEKRRVKTHSAGVEHVVVDARVE
- a CDS encoding helicase C-terminal domain-containing protein encodes the protein MNPDRIFEAFPAPSYRGNQEQALRDIRDAFEAGNDVVLVRAPTGSGKSLLARAVAGCARTVDEAEPVEATGAYYTTPQVSQLDDVAGDELLQDLNIIRGKSNYTCILPGELDTPVNQAPCVRERGYDCSVQHRCPYFSDRAIASNRSIAAMTLAYFMQTAGSEVFRKRDVVVIDEAHGLSEWAEMYATIQLGPRTVPFWDDLRVPEVDSVEGAVRYAEALARRCTSRKDELLGQESLSPGEVRERDRLQELIGELDFFVEDYRDRQSPTTWLVDQDEAADSSRDGRSASSSGDETENPNGGPLTIKPMDPERYLRYTVWDRGNKFALLSATILNKDAFCRHVGLEPSRVALVDVGHTFPVENRPLYDVTQGKMTYEHREETLPKIARTIVRIMQAHPDEKGLIHAHSYAIQEQLESLLTDFGVGDRVRAHSRDDRDADLESWKASSEPDVFLSVKMEEALDLKGDLCRWQVLCKAPFLNTSDSRVAHRLEEGQWAWYYRAALRTVIQACGRVIRAPDDHGATYVADSSLLDLFERARTDMPDWFEEQVDRLSEPTLPEFEPRAALEATNGGGGGGYSRTSSHSVSSSGPKEGADSGGSPNESDARGRSQSRSRSRRGRRSSKRSPLADVWDTDG